The Sulfurospirillum sp. UCH001 genome segment ATGATCGTACAAAAGAAGAGATGATTGGAAAAACTATTTTTGATTTTTACCCTGGGGAATGGGCTTCAGAGAGACGCAAAAATGACCTTGAACTTTTGGAAAATAAAGGTTCTGAAACCGTAGAATTGATGTTACATCTTCCGAAAAAAAGAGCACGACTTTTTACACTCAGTAAAGCTGTTTATAGCAATAGTGATGGAAGTGTTGGTGGAATTGTATGTGTCATGGATGATATGACAGAAAGAATGCAACAACAACAATTTTTGATTCAACAATCAAAACTAACAGAAATGGGTGAGATGATTGCAGGAGTCGCACATCAATGGAACGAGCCTTTGGTTGAACTTTCTGCTATCATGCAAGATATGGAATTTTGTTTTAATAGCGGTGAAATGGATCGAACTAAAATGAAAGAGTTTGTTCGAGATGCTATCATTCAGATACAATATATGTCACAAACGCTTAAAGATTTTAGAAATTTCCTTAAGCCATCAACACGAAAAACACTTTTTTGTGCGAAAAAAGCATTGAATGAAGTTCTTGAAATCATTGGTCGACAGATTTTTTATGCACATATTGATTTGCGTGTACATTATCTCAAAGATGAAGAGATATTCCCTGTCTATGGTTATGAAAACGAGTTTAAACAAGTTTTGATTAATGTCATCAATAACGCTAAAAATAAACTTGTTAAGTCTAAAAAAGGAGGGAGTATTACTGTCGAGGTGGATCGTGAAATCATCCATACTAAAATCATCGTGAGTGATGATGGAGGCATTATTCCTGAGAAAATTATTGGATTTATTTTTGATCCGTACTTTACAACAACAAAAAATGGTACGGGACTTGGCCTCTATATGGCAAAAATGATTATTGAAGATAAAATGGGTGGTAGTATTCGTGTTCAAAATAGAGGTACGAATACGGTTGAATTCAGAATTTTAGTTCCCAATACGAAAGGCGGAGAATGAAAATTTTACTTTTAGAAGACAATGCACGTCTCAATGCAACCATCGTCAAACGTCTAGAGGCAAAAGCGTATAGTGTTGACTTTTTTATTGATGGGCAAGAAGCTTATGATGCCCTAGATAATGGCTATACTTGTTTTATACTAGACATTAATGTGCCTAGCCTCGATGGAATTGAAATTCTGAAACAAATACGTGATTTTTATCCTGAAACTCCAGTCATTATTATTAGTTCTAGTGTTGAGCTGGAAGTGATTAAAGACGCGTACAGCTATGGATGTAATGATTTTCTAAAAAAGCCTTTCTTCATTGATGAATTAGAAATAAAAATTGAAAAACTGTGCAATATTCGCCACGATATTGTGGATTTAGGTCATGACTGTCAGTTTGATTTCAAAACGAGTTTATTGCGTATTGGAAGTACAGAGGAACACCTTTCTCGGAAAGAAAAACTGTTATTGAATGTATTAATTAGCGAAAAAGGAAAAGTTGTCACATTTGATAAAATTCAAGCGATGGTATGGGAAGGTAATTTTGCAAGCCTGGATTCTATCCGCTCTCTCATGCGACGATTACGCAAAAAAATCCCTTTTGAATGTATTGAGACTGTAGTAGATGTAGGTTATATTTTACGTTATTGAAATAGTACCTGTAAATGCCTTCGCAAATTTAAGAAAATAAAGTTCGCTTCTTTTATACTTGTAGGTAAAGTATGTCACCTTTTTTCTTCGTATACTTTACCTATAAAAAATTTCATATAAATGTCATATGTTTTTTATGCCAAATTGCTACACTGATTAAAAACCCCATATTGTAAGGATGTTCGGATGCCATTGAGTGGAAATTACCTTAATTTCTATAATGAAATTGTGAATTTTATCCCTGAGAAGAGAATTTTTACAGACCCTCTTCACACCATTGCCTATGGCACAGACGCTTCGTTTTATAGGCTTATCCCTAAAGTCGTTATTTGGGCAAATGATGCCGATGAAGTAAGTCAAATCCTTAAAATCAGCTCGTCTCTCTCTTTGCCTGTTGTTTTCCGCGCAGCTGGAACAAGTTTATCAGGACAAGCGATTACTGACTCTATATTGATCGTGACATCACGTGACTGGAGAGGAATATCCGTCAATAAAGATGTGAGTTTGATCACCATGCAACCTTCTGTTATTGGTGCTGATGCGAATGCATATTTGCTCCCATATGGTAAGAAAATCGGACCAGATCCTGCGAGTATTGGTGCTGCAATGATTTCAGGTATTGCTGCAAATAACGCCAGCGGTATGTGTTGTGGTACGACAGACAATTCATATAAAACCTTAGAGTCGATGAAAATTATTTTTCATGATGGTACAGAGCTTGATACAGGTTCATCTGAGAGTATTAAAGCATTTAAACAGTATCACCATGCTCTTGTAGAACGCATTGGAACTCTTGCAAAAGAAGTAAGAGCCAATCCAGAGCTTCATGAAAAAATTGTACGAAAATTTAAAATCAAAAATACCTGTGGTTATAGTCTAAATGCACTTGTAGATTATGAAGATCCGATTGATATTATCGCTCACCTCATGATTGGTAGTGAAGGCACACTTGGATTTATCAAAGAGATTACATTTAAAACGGTTCCTGAGTATAAAGATAAAGCCAGTGCTTTAATGATCTTTAAAAATATTAAAGATGCCTGTGATGCGGTTATTGTGCTTAAAACACAATGTAAAGAAAATGTTGCCGCTGCTGAAATGATGGATAGAGCGGGACTTAGAAGTGTTGAAAACAAAGAAGGTATGCCAAGCTTTTTGAAGACACTAAGCCCTACTGCAACGGCAGTTCTTGTTGAGAGTCGTGCCGAAAACGATGCAAAGTTGGATGAAAATATCGCAGTTATTTTAGAAAAACTAGCACATATTGAGCCAGAAATGCCATTACACTTTACAAAAGATGTGTATGAATATACAAAGTATTGGAAAATTCGTAAAGGACTTTTCCCTGCTGTTGGCGCAGTGCGTGAGAGTGGTACAACGGTTATCATTGAGGACGTAGCATATCCTATCGAATCACTGGCTGATGCAACATTAGAGTTGCAAGAGTTGTTCAAAAAATATGGCTACAACGAGGCTATCATCTTTGGACATGCCCTAGATGGCAATCTTCATTTTGTCTTTACACAAGCATTTGAAGACCCTAAAGAGATTAAGCGTTATGAAGATTTTATGCAAGAAGTCGCAGAACAGGTCGCTACAAAATATCATGGAAGTCTCAAGGCAGAACATGGAACAGGCCGTAATATGGCTCCATTTGTTGAGTTAGAATGGGGTAATGATGCCTATGTGCTTATGAAAGAGATTAAGGCGATTTTTGATCCGAAAGGACTTTTAAATCCTGGTGTTATTATCAATGCAGATCCAAAAGCGCATCTGAAAAATTTCAAAGAAATGCCTAAGACCGATGACTATATTGATAAATGTATTGAGTGTGGATTTTGTGAGCCAGCATGCCCTTCCAATGCGCTTACTCTAACGCCAAGACAACGTATTGTTGTCAATAGACGTATGACAACATTGAAAAATCAAGATGAAATGGAAGCATTTGAAGAGATGCAAAAGCTTTATCAATATGATGGAGTAGAGACATGTGCGACATGTTCACTCTGTTCACTTGTTTGTCCAGTCGGTATCGATACGGGTGCTTTAACGAAGAAAATTCGCGCACATCAAATTACACCAACACAACACAAAATTGCAGGTATGATCGCCAATAACTATGGAACAGTTTTAGGTATTGGTAGCTTTGTACTAAGTGCTGTAAAAGGTGTCAACGCTGTTATACCTGATGGTGTGATGAAGGCAATGAGCGCAGGTGTTACGGCACTTAGTGGAAATAAATTGCCACTATGGACAGCTAGCCTTCCAGGAGGACATACGTTTAAGGACAGTCGAAAGCTCTTTGGTGCTGCTGAAAAAGTTGTCTATTTTTCATCCTGTTTAAATCGTACGATGGGAAATCCAAAGCCAAAAGGTGAAGAGAAAGAGTTAGATGAACTCATTATTGGTATTTTAGAAAAAGCAGGTTATGAAGTCATTTTCCCTGAACAGTTAAAGCCACTCTGCTGTGGTATGCCTTTCTCTAGCAAGGGATATAAAGCTGAAGGCAAACAAAAATCAATGGAGTTAGAGGCAGCACTCAATAAAGCAAGTGAAAATGGAAAATATCCTATCTTGTGTGATATGAGTTCATGTACAAAAACAATGATGGAGTATTTTGATACAGGATTAAAAGTGCATGACCCTATTGAGTTTATTCACGATTATCTTTTAGATAAATTAACCATTAGACAAATCAATGAGCCTGTTGTGATTCATACGATTTGTAGCACCCGTAAAATGGGCCTAGCAGACAAGTTTGAGAAGATTGCACGTTTGTGTAGCTCTAAAGTCACAGTTCCTGCAGATGTTACATGTTGCGGTTTTGCTGGAGATCGTGGATTTAATTATCCAGAGTTAAACAAATCAGCTTTGCGTCATTTAAAAGCATCTATTCCAAGTGATACAAAGCTAGCATTTTCAACAGGTAAACCATGTGAAATTGGTTTGAGCGAAGAGAGCGGACTCGAATATCGTTCATTATTCTATCTACTAGAACGCGCAATTTCATAAAAACTTCTTCATATAAAAGAGGTCAATCTTATTGTTTTATCATGAAAAGATTGACCCTCTTTTAACCTTCTAAAAGCACTTTTTCATAGGTTTGATTTAATAAATAAAATGATAAAATACTAAAATTTTGACTATGTTTTTTAGTTAAATTTAAACAAAAAGGGTTGCGTCTATGGAAGTTAATCTAATTGTGGAAATCTTGAAATTCTCATTTTCTGGTATCTCCACAGTGTTTGTGTTTTTAGCTTTAATGGCTGTTGTCTTGGTGCCATTAGTTAAAAGCATAATAAAATATTTTCCTCTTTGCGAGGGGAATGTCTTTATAAGTAATTCTACCCAAGGATTATTTCAAAAAGGTAACTTCTCAGTTGTTGCAGCCGTTGCTGCTTCTATTAGGTCATAAAACAAAATCAAAATAGTAAAAAGGGCAAAGTAAGATGGCTAAAAAATACATCGATGTGATGGATACGACGTTTAGAGATGGGTTTCAGTCGGTTTTTGGTGGACGTGTACTTATGGATGATTTTCTTCCTGCGGTAGCCGCAGCAAGAGATGCAGGTATTAGCCATTTTGAATTTGGTGGTGGAGCGCGCTTTCAAAGTCTTTATTTCTACCTCAATGAAGATGCTTTTGTAATGATGGACAAATTTAGAGAAATTGCTGGTCCAAATGCAAACCTCCAAACATTAGCACGTGGCGTTAACACTGTGATGCTTGATACAGGTAATCGCGAACTTATTGATCTTCATGCTAAAATGTTTAAAAAACATGGCACAACGACTATTCGTAACTTTGATGCTCTCAATGATGTAGAGAATCTTAAATACAGTGGTGAACGCATTGTACATCATGGTCTTAAACATGAGATTGTTGTTACAATGATGGATCTTCCTCCTAAATGTGTGGGAGCGCACGATGTAGCGTTTTATGAAAAAACATTACGTGCGATCTTAGATTCAGGTATCCCATATCATAGCATTTGTTTCAAAGATGCAAGTGGTACTTCAAGTCCTCAAAAAGTGTATGAAACTCTTAAAATGGCACGTAAACTTGTTCCAGAAGGAACTCATTTACGTCTTCACACGCATGAAACAGCAGGTGTCAGTGTTGCTTGTTATTTAGCAGCACTTGAAGCAGGTGTTGATGGTATTGATCTTGCAGCTTCCCCTGTAAGTGGTGGTACATCTCAACCCGATATTTTAACAATGCTTCATGC includes the following:
- a CDS encoding FAD-binding and (Fe-S)-binding domain-containing protein, giving the protein MPLSGNYLNFYNEIVNFIPEKRIFTDPLHTIAYGTDASFYRLIPKVVIWANDADEVSQILKISSSLSLPVVFRAAGTSLSGQAITDSILIVTSRDWRGISVNKDVSLITMQPSVIGADANAYLLPYGKKIGPDPASIGAAMISGIAANNASGMCCGTTDNSYKTLESMKIIFHDGTELDTGSSESIKAFKQYHHALVERIGTLAKEVRANPELHEKIVRKFKIKNTCGYSLNALVDYEDPIDIIAHLMIGSEGTLGFIKEITFKTVPEYKDKASALMIFKNIKDACDAVIVLKTQCKENVAAAEMMDRAGLRSVENKEGMPSFLKTLSPTATAVLVESRAENDAKLDENIAVILEKLAHIEPEMPLHFTKDVYEYTKYWKIRKGLFPAVGAVRESGTTVIIEDVAYPIESLADATLELQELFKKYGYNEAIIFGHALDGNLHFVFTQAFEDPKEIKRYEDFMQEVAEQVATKYHGSLKAEHGTGRNMAPFVELEWGNDAYVLMKEIKAIFDPKGLLNPGVIINADPKAHLKNFKEMPKTDDYIDKCIECGFCEPACPSNALTLTPRQRIVVNRRMTTLKNQDEMEAFEEMQKLYQYDGVETCATCSLCSLVCPVGIDTGALTKKIRAHQITPTQHKIAGMIANNYGTVLGIGSFVLSAVKGVNAVIPDGVMKAMSAGVTALSGNKLPLWTASLPGGHTFKDSRKLFGAAEKVVYFSSCLNRTMGNPKPKGEEKELDELIIGILEKAGYEVIFPEQLKPLCCGMPFSSKGYKAEGKQKSMELEAALNKASENGKYPILCDMSSCTKTMMEYFDTGLKVHDPIEFIHDYLLDKLTIRQINEPVVIHTICSTRKMGLADKFEKIARLCSSKVTVPADVTCCGFAGDRGFNYPELNKSALRHLKASIPSDTKLAFSTGKPCEIGLSEESGLEYRSLFYLLERAIS
- a CDS encoding response regulator transcription factor, with the protein product MKILLLEDNARLNATIVKRLEAKAYSVDFFIDGQEAYDALDNGYTCFILDINVPSLDGIEILKQIRDFYPETPVIIISSSVELEVIKDAYSYGCNDFLKKPFFIDELEIKIEKLCNIRHDIVDLGHDCQFDFKTSLLRIGSTEEHLSRKEKLLLNVLISEKGKVVTFDKIQAMVWEGNFASLDSIRSLMRRLRKKIPFECIETVVDVGYILRY
- a CDS encoding sodium pump decarboxylase subunit gamma, which codes for MEVNLIVEILKFSFSGISTVFVFLALMAVVLVPLVKSIIKYFPLCEGNVFISNSTQGLFQKGNFSVVAAVAASIRS